In Nothobranchius furzeri strain GRZ-AD chromosome 18, NfurGRZ-RIMD1, whole genome shotgun sequence, a single genomic region encodes these proteins:
- the sertad4 gene encoding SERTA domain-containing protein 4 isoform X2 — MTLVLSMNPFLDSEGEAPLSGFPPIWESEHSTKTRLSKSDPACGSEPPFTPEPSCRRVPDQVSMSRIAYFKRKFVDDDEELPLSFRTYCQTVAPVLEERAHVLRLSLEKMRFIDDPEAFLRRSVLVNNLLRRLRTEILLQSSDWCFPPNSAFAGGPCILPPPAGPAHQALHRTIPTRICFSPEAGPPLRKRFRMVRGGQPECCCVFAAAAAGHYLHLPFSVYDSALSTCPSAPHASFLQLTNHNKFGLMVAGEEEEEDTEDEEENELEEEREEEDGGPSNGAEDKLRQKSRTKTFGCKHEGAEEGRSSEGVEEEEEEQEEEEEEEEEQVVRLCPWESETNLHRFSFWHRRSQRQ; from the exons ATGACCCTGGTTCTGTCTATGAATCCTTTCCTGGACTCGGAGGGAGAAGCCCCTCTCTCTGGTTTTCCCCCCATCTGGGAATCGGAGCACAGCACCAAGACCCGCCTGTCTAAGTCCGACCCGGCATGTGGTTCTGAACCACCATTTACCCCAG AACCTTCCTGTAGACGGGTTCCGGATCAGGTCTCGATGTCCAGGATCGCGTACTTCAAGAGAAAGTTTGTGGACGACGATGAAGAGCTTCCTCTCAGCTTCAGGACCTACTGTCAGACC GTTGCTCCGGTTCTGGAGGAGCGAGCTCACGTTCTGCGCCTCTCTCTGGAGAAGATGCGGTTCATCGACGACCCAGAAGCTTTCCTCCGACGCTCCGTCCTCGTCAATAACCTCCTGCGGCGTCTGCGGACGGAGATCTTGCTCCAGAGTTCAGATTGGTGCTTCCCGCCCAACTCGGCGTTCGCTGGCGGCCCCTGCATCCTGCCTCCCCCGGCGGGCCCCGCCCACCAGGCTCTCCACAGAACCATACCCACCCGAATCTGCTTCTCACCGGAGGCCGGACCACCTCTTCGGAAGCGTTTTCGGATGGTGCGCGGCGGTCAGCCGGAGTGCTGCTGCGTGTTTGCTGCAGCAGCTGCCGGACATTACCTCCACCTGCCGTTCTCTGTGTATGACTCCGCCCTCTCTACCTGCCCTTCTGCACCCCACGCCTCCTTCCTCCAACTAACTAATCATAACAAATTTGGCCTAATGGTTgctggtgaggaggaggaggaggatacaGAGGATGAGGAGGAAAATGAGTTGGAGGAAGAGCGAGAGGAGGAAGACGGAGGACCATCTAATGGTGCCGAAGACAAATTAAGACAGAAGAGTCGGACTAAGACATTTGGTTGTAAACATGAGGGGGCAGAAGAAGGACGTTCCTCAGAAGgtgtagaagaagaggaagaagagcaggaggaggaggaggaggaggaagaggagcaggtTGTGAGACTTTGTCCGTGGGAATCAGAAACGAATCTTCACAGGTTTAGTTTCTGGCATCGTCGATCTCAGAGGCAATAA
- the gnmt gene encoding glycine N-methyltransferase, translating into MSVDSVFRTRSLGVAAEGLPDQYADGKAAKVWELYIGDTQSRTQEYKSWLVSLLRQHGVRRVLDVACGTGVDSIMLVEEGFNMVSVDASDKMLKYALKARWDRRKEAAFDQWVIEEANWLTLPEDVQKPGDGFDAVICLGNSFAHLPDFKGDQSDQKLALHNIGSMVRPGGILIIDHRNYDYILETGKAPQGKNIYYKSDLTQDISTSVLWVNSKPHMITLDYTIQVPQAALQKLPEVSKFRLSYYPHRLESFSQLLMDAFGGKMEHRVYGDFKTYVPGQNQAPCYFIHICKRSA; encoded by the exons ATGTCGGTAGACAGCGTGTTTCGCACCCGGTCTCTCGGTGTGGCTGCCGAGGGTCTTCCGGACCAGTACGCCGACGGGAAAGCAGCCAAAGTGTGGGAGCTGTACATCGGAGACACCCAGAGCCGAACCCAGGAGTACAAGAGCTGGCTGGTGTCTCTGCTCCGCCAGCACGGGGTTCGGAGGGTTCTGGACGTCGCTTGCGGAACCGG GGTCGACTCCATCATGTTGGTGGAGGAGGGCTTTAACATGGTCAGCGTGGACGCCAGCGATAAAATGCTCAAATACGCTCTGAAGGCCAGATGGGACAGAAGGAAAGAGGCAGCATTCGATCAGTGGG TAATCGAAGAGGCCAACTGGCTGACGTTGCCTGAAGATGTTCAGAAACCAGGAGATGGGTTTGATGCCGTCATCTGCCTCGGAAACTCGTTTGCTCACCTACCGGACTTCAAAG GTGACCAGAGCGACCAGAAGTTGGCTCTTCACAACATCGGCAGCATGGTGAGACCCGGCGGGATCCTCATCATCGACCACCGAAACTACGACTACATCCTGGAGACCGGCAAGGCGCCGCAGGGCAAAAACATTTATTACAAG AGCGATTTAACCCAGGACATCTCCACGTCGGTTCTGTGGGTCAACAGCAAGCCTCACATGATCACTCTGGATTATACCATCCAGGTACCACAGGCGGCACTGCAGAAGCTTCCGGAAGTCAG TAAGTTTCGTCTGTCCTACTACCCTCACCGCCTGGAGAGCTTCAGCCAGCTGCTGATGGACGCCTTCGGAGGGAAAATGGAGCACCGCGTCTACGGAGACTTTAAGACGTATGTTCCGGGTCAGAACCAGGCTCCGTGCTACTTCATCCACATCTGTAAGAGGTCTGCCTGA
- the sertad4 gene encoding uncharacterized protein sertad4 isoform X1 — MVLIREAAGNRSTQHRVRTEPAGSGLAIPFVSWSHPGPVQQIGVVGTMSLSGGTERPGPDTEMTLVLSMNPFLDSEGEAPLSGFPPIWESEHSTKTRLSKSDPACGSEPPFTPEPSCRRVPDQVSMSRIAYFKRKFVDDDEELPLSFRTYCQTVAPVLEERAHVLRLSLEKMRFIDDPEAFLRRSVLVNNLLRRLRTEILLQSSDWCFPPNSAFAGGPCILPPPAGPAHQALHRTIPTRICFSPEAGPPLRKRFRMVRGGQPECCCVFAAAAAGHYLHLPFSVYDSALSTCPSAPHASFLQLTNHNKFGLMVAGEEEEEDTEDEEENELEEEREEEDGGPSNGAEDKLRQKSRTKTFGCKHEGAEEGRSSEGVEEEEEEQEEEEEEEEEQVVRLCPWESETNLHRFSFWHRRSQRQ, encoded by the exons ATGGTTCTGATTAGAGAAGCTGCTGGAAACAGGTCAACCCAGCACCGGGTCAGAACTGAGCCTGCTGGTTCTGGGCTTGCCATCCCTTTTGTGTCCTGGAGTCACCCCGGCCCGGTTCAACAGATTGGTGTTGTTGGGACGATGTCTCTTAGTGGTGGGACTGAAAG GCCCGGTCCAGACACAGAGATGACCCTGGTTCTGTCTATGAATCCTTTCCTGGACTCGGAGGGAGAAGCCCCTCTCTCTGGTTTTCCCCCCATCTGGGAATCGGAGCACAGCACCAAGACCCGCCTGTCTAAGTCCGACCCGGCATGTGGTTCTGAACCACCATTTACCCCAG AACCTTCCTGTAGACGGGTTCCGGATCAGGTCTCGATGTCCAGGATCGCGTACTTCAAGAGAAAGTTTGTGGACGACGATGAAGAGCTTCCTCTCAGCTTCAGGACCTACTGTCAGACC GTTGCTCCGGTTCTGGAGGAGCGAGCTCACGTTCTGCGCCTCTCTCTGGAGAAGATGCGGTTCATCGACGACCCAGAAGCTTTCCTCCGACGCTCCGTCCTCGTCAATAACCTCCTGCGGCGTCTGCGGACGGAGATCTTGCTCCAGAGTTCAGATTGGTGCTTCCCGCCCAACTCGGCGTTCGCTGGCGGCCCCTGCATCCTGCCTCCCCCGGCGGGCCCCGCCCACCAGGCTCTCCACAGAACCATACCCACCCGAATCTGCTTCTCACCGGAGGCCGGACCACCTCTTCGGAAGCGTTTTCGGATGGTGCGCGGCGGTCAGCCGGAGTGCTGCTGCGTGTTTGCTGCAGCAGCTGCCGGACATTACCTCCACCTGCCGTTCTCTGTGTATGACTCCGCCCTCTCTACCTGCCCTTCTGCACCCCACGCCTCCTTCCTCCAACTAACTAATCATAACAAATTTGGCCTAATGGTTgctggtgaggaggaggaggaggatacaGAGGATGAGGAGGAAAATGAGTTGGAGGAAGAGCGAGAGGAGGAAGACGGAGGACCATCTAATGGTGCCGAAGACAAATTAAGACAGAAGAGTCGGACTAAGACATTTGGTTGTAAACATGAGGGGGCAGAAGAAGGACGTTCCTCAGAAGgtgtagaagaagaggaagaagagcaggaggaggaggaggaggaggaagaggagcaggtTGTGAGACTTTGTCCGTGGGAATCAGAAACGAATCTTCACAGGTTTAGTTTCTGGCATCGTCGATCTCAGAGGCAATAA